The following nucleotide sequence is from Nomascus leucogenys isolate Asia chromosome 13, Asia_NLE_v1, whole genome shotgun sequence.
AGGGGCCCTGGGTGAGCCCCCTGGGTACTCCAGGATGTTCAGGCCATGGGAATAGATCACAGGTCCTGGGGAGTCATCAGATCTAAGGCAAAACAAGTCAGTTTCCCAGATACTGCCCCAGGGAGCCCCATTTGCAGGGTGGCTGAGAGCCAGGATTCATGTCACGTCCCCAGAgctattttttttccagctggGAACCAGTTGGCAGCTGAATTCTCTCAGGGGTTCTGGGGACAATTTCCTTTTAGAAAGATGGCTATGGACCAAGGTAACAGGGGCCTACAGCTCCCATGAGCCCCAGAAGTCTAGAATCAGAGCACCCATTCCTAGAAAATTCCATTCACACTGGGCTCTAGAACCTCTTCTCCCCCGCTACCATGACAGGTGCTAGCATCCCCCACAGCAGAGCAGCAGGGCTCCAATGTCCTCCTCCTCACAACAGAATACACAGATCAGAGTGGCTCCTGGGACATTTTATCAGCCTAGCCCTCTAGAACTCAATCTAGAACTAAGTGTGCTTCTGGATCAGTTCCTCTGATAAATGCGCTAAAACCTCACCTGCACTCGAGCCCAGGGATCTTTCCAGACATCTTATCTGCTGTATTGAAGACCTGTATCTAGAAGCCACGTTCCAGGTGCTCATCTAGAACAAAGAATGGCTCCTTCAAACACTTCACCCGAGGCGTGTGGAACCTCATCCTTCACAGAGCCCACAACAAGAGACGTCTCCTGAGGAGTTCATTCTTGTTTGCTATGCTCTGGATTGCAGGTTCCCCTCCCCCAAGTCTTCCACCCCTCCATGCTTCTGCCAGCCTAGACCCCCCCAGTTCTTTCTCCTATCCATTTCCAGCActgccagccccccaccccaacaccctgccccaccccaactCCCTTCTTCAGCTCCCTCTAGCCCTGGCTCCAGGCCTCAGATGCTACAGGAGCCATGACATCCCTGTCCACACAATGCTCCAACCTCACCCCATCCCTTCCACAGCCTCCTCCATCCTTCTCAGAGATCTTTTCCCACCATAAAGGCTGCCCACTCTCCACAACCCCTGAGGAGCACAGGGTCTAGGTCATGGACCCCAGACAGTGCCCTTTCTCTGGCAAGTCCAGCAGGTGCAACACATGGGCAACGCCAGGCAGGGGAGAGGTGTGGAGGCCCCATGAAAGCAGGGCAGCTCGAAAAGTGTAGCACCAGATGATTCCCCAGGCCCTGGGTCAGGGGAATTTAGGGAATGGGCCACAAGGCTGAAAACggggcccagggctggggcctCCACAAGGCTGCCCCCTCCCCTGAAAGAACCCAAGAGTGGGGCCGCTCTACCCTTGGACCAACAGATCCACTCCCCCTTAGCCTGGTGGCCCTGAAATTCGGGGCTCAACACTGCGGTCGATGTGGGATCAGCCAAGCCTGTCCCTTTTGTGCAGGGACACTGTAGCCTACACTGTGGTCTCATACTCCAGCAGCTCCTGGGAGGTCCCCACACTCCGGTACTGCAACCGGGGCGTGGCAGGTGAGGAGTACTCCAGTGCCAGGATGGTCTTCCGGAGCCGGCGGTCAATAAAATGAGCATCCCACGCCGGGTACTTCTTGCGAGGCAAGTCAATCCGGATGACAGGCCCCTCTGTCCGCAAGGTGCGGGCCACTGGTGTGGGAGGCAAGCCAGGCCGCACCTGGAAGacaggtggggtgggggtccCTGCACGCTCTCCCGCCGAGGCCCCATCCCGCTCAGCACCTGTAGTCCTTGGCAGGGACCTGGGGGGACTCGTGATGGCGTCAGCGGGTGGGCCACAGGGCTCTGAGGCCTTACGGAAGATGCAACCAGGTGCCTGGGGACCCAGCATGGGCCCATTGGGGTGCAGGAGACAGTAGTAGACACACATGAAGAATATGCCCAGCGCAAAGCTGGAGGCCACTACGCAGACCATGATGAGCGAGTAGAAGTCAGTTGAGAAGTTGCGGCTGGAGTACCAGAAGCCGGTGAGCGCGGCATTCTCCAGCAGGACGATGCAGTGGTAGAGGGTCAtgcggcggcggctgcggccCTCCTTGACGTTGAACCAGCAGAAGATGTAGatgatgcccaccaccatgttgTAGATGATCTCCTCCCACTTGGACATGCAGAAGTCCGTCTCCCCTTGGATGACCCAGAAGGTCATGACGCACCAGTGGGCCACGATGAAGATGCCAAAATAGAGCTTGTAGACGCTGGCGAAGAGCGCGAAGGCCAGGCCGCGGGCGGCAATGCTGAACAGGTGCCACAGTACCTGCGCCACGGCGCCCTTGTAGGACAGCGGCCGCTTGTCATCCCGCGAGTCCCGCAGCACCTTCTGGTAGGAGGCCAGCGTCCAGGCCAGAGACACaagggaggcggaggtggagAGGGCTGTGGAGACAGGGCAGGGGCGGGGTGGGCTGGGTTAGGGGTGGGCTCGGGTTGGGGTCTGGGGAGAGGCGGAGGGTTCTGGGTcaggagctgggttttgaagAGGTGAGGAAAGGAGCTGTGGATCAGCAGGGGTGTGGGGAaggtctgggaggtggggagcttCAAGAGCTACGATGAGGTGTGGTGAGGGTGCACGGGACTGGGTACTTCTGTAGGGTGGGAACATAAAGGGAGACGAAGATGGGGGTTTGGCCTCCATCTAGGACTCTGGTGTGGGGCTGTTAGGGTTCAGGGGTCTTGGTGGGAGGGTGGGAAATGAGGATCCAGGACTCTGGGAGTGGAAGAGGAGGTGAAGAGGAGGTCATGATTAGGGTGtggagcagccaggagggggccaTTAGAAGTCGTGGGCCACCaggaggaggccgggcatggAGAGGAATATATAGAGCTGAGCTGAGCAGAGCTGAGGGGTGGGGACGGGGAGACCCAAGGTGGGAAGCGTTGTGATTGGGACCCCGTAACTGGGCAAGGGATCCCCAGGGCCCTGAGGGGTGGTGATAGTCTTTTGGGACACTGAGGATGGG
It contains:
- the XKR7 gene encoding XK-related protein 7 isoform X2, with translation MAAKSDGVAASAGPDPEGAAGGARGSASGRREAAAAAGPPGVVGAGGPGPRYELRDCFWVLCALLVFFSDGATDLWLAASYYLQNEHTYFSLTLLFVLLPSLVVQLLSFRWFVYDYSEPSGSPGPAVSTKDSVAGGAAISTKDSAGAFRTKEGSPEPCPQPEPSSASAYRRRCCRLCIWLLQTLVHLLQLGQVWRYLRALYLGLQSRWRGEQLRRHFYWRMLFESADVSMLRLLETFLRSAPQLVLQLSLLVHSGGAPDLLPALSTSASLVSLAWTLASYQKVLRDSRDDKRPLSYKGAVAQVLWHLFSIAARGLAFALFASVYKLYFGIFIVAHWCVMTFWVIQGETDFCMSKWEEIIYNMVVGIIYIFCWFNVKEGRSRRRMTLYHCIVLLENAALTGFWYSSRNFSTDFYSLIMVCVVASSFALGIFFMCVYYCLLHPNGPMLGPQAPGCIFRKASEPCGPPADAITSPPRSLPRTTGAERDGASAGERAGTPTPPVFQVRPGLPPTPVARTLRTEGPVIRIDLPRKKYPAWDAHFIDRRLRKTILALEYSSPATPRLQYRSVGTSQELLEYETTV
- the XKR7 gene encoding XK-related protein 7 isoform X1 gives rise to the protein MAAKSDGVAASAGPDPEGAAGGARGSASGRREAAAAAGPPGVVGAGGPGPRYELRDCFWVLCALLVFFSDGATDLWLAASYYLQNEHTYFSLTLLFVLLPSLVVQLLSFRWFVYDYSEPSGSPGPAVSTKDSVAGGAAISTKDSAGAFRTKEGSPEPCPQPEPSSASAYRRRCCRLCIWLLQTLVHLLQLGQVWRYLRALYLGLQSRWRGEQLRRHFYWRMLFESADVSMLRLLETFLRSAPQLVLQLSLLVHSGGAPDLLPALSTSASLVSLAWTLASYQKVLRDSRDDKRPLSYKGAVAQVLWHLFSIAARGLAFALFASVYKLYFGIFIVAHWCVMTFWVIQGETDFCMSKWEEIIYNMVVGIIYIFCWFNVKEGRSRRRMTLYHCIVLLENAALTGFWYSSRNFSTDFYSLIMVCVVASSFALGIFFMCVYYCLLHPNGPMLGPQAPGCIFRKASEPCGPPADAITSPPRSLPRTTGAERDGASAGERAGTPTPPVFQVRPGLPPTPVARTLRTEGPVIRIDLPRKKYPAWDAHFIDRRLRKTILALEYSSPATPRLQYRSVGTSQELLEYETTV